In the Telopea speciosissima isolate NSW1024214 ecotype Mountain lineage chromosome 2, Tspe_v1, whole genome shotgun sequence genome, one interval contains:
- the LOC122651277 gene encoding uncharacterized protein LOC122651277, with product MKVRSSVKKLCEFCRTVKRRGRVYVLCTSNPKHKQRQGLSTFAYEGPLPPVMSEMGAKQEVSSSYGSGLGLASLLPKKQVPPLVYGWRTGLASLLSKQDK from the exons ATGAAGGTGAGGTCATCAGTGAAGAAACTCTGTGAGTTCTGTAGGACAGTCAAACGCCGTGGAAGAGTGTATGTGCTATGCACATCTAATCCAAAGCACAAGCAACGCCAAGGACTATCAACATTTGCGTATGAAGGTCCACTGCCTCCTGT GATGTCTGAAATGGGTGCCAAGCaggaggtttcttcaagttatgGCTCGGGGTTGGGTCTGGCATCTCTCCTTCCCAAAAAGCAAGTGCCGCCTCTGGTTTATGGCTGGAGGACAGGTTTGGCATCCCTTCTGTCAAAACAGGACAAGTGA